In one window of Trachemys scripta elegans isolate TJP31775 chromosome 5, CAS_Tse_1.0, whole genome shotgun sequence DNA:
- the MFAP3L gene encoding microfibrillar-associated protein 3-like codes for MNMLNSHHFLNFLPTIRLFILLAALTAAEDVTSSTLNHTDMNLGAVPVIISIVDHITVKEGNSALIDCNVQGNPAPHYKWYNSNGCLLKEEENSGKWWFLDNGLLNITSVSFDDRGKYTCVASNIYGTVNNTVTLRVVFTSGDMGIYYMIVCLVAFTIVMILNITRLCMMSSHLKKTEKAINEFFRTEGAEKLQKAFEIAKRIPIITSAKTLELAKVTQFKTMEFARYIEELARSVPLPPLIMNCRTIMEEIMEVVGLEEQGQNFVRQAAEGQETTDGDDMFIIPNALKRSDSPTADSEASSLHEPPQQIAIKVSVHQLSKKDCIDDQSQDSVQLEIKEEEIPQTPASPTDPIPEPSTELNSNDIALATDKNTCFIYESHV; via the exons ATGAACATGCTGAACAGCCACCACTTTTTGAACTTCTTGCCTACCATACGCCTTTTCATCTTATTAGCAGCTTTGACAGCTGCTGAGGATGTGACTAGTAGCACTTTAAATCACACTGACATGAACTTGGGAGCTGTACCTGTGATTATCTCCATAGTTGATCATATTACAGTCAAGGAAGGGAATAGTGCCTTGATTGACTGCAATGTCCAAGGAAATCCTGCTCCACACTACAAATGGTACAATTCCAATGGTTGTTTGCTGAAGGAAGAAGAGAACAGTG GAAAATGGTGGTTTCTTGACAATGGGCTACTGAACATTACCAGCGTGTCTTTTGACGATAGAGGTAAATACACATGTGTTGCTTCTAACATCTATGGCACTGTGAATAATACTGTGACTCTGAGGGTCGTCTTTACCTCCGGAGATATGGGGATCTATTACATGATTGTCTGCCTCGTAGCTTTTACCATTGTTATGATCTTGAACATTACCAGGCTGTGTATGATGAGCAGCCATCTGAAGAAAACTGAGAAAGCCATCAACGAGTTTTTCAGAACAGAAGGAGCAGAGAAACTACAAAAAGCCTTTGAGATTGCTAAGCGTATCCCAATCATTACCTCAGCCAAAACTCTTGAGCTTGCCAAAGTAACCCAGTTCAAAACCATGGAATTTGCTCGCTACATTGAGGAACTTGCCCGAAGTGTTCCTCTGCCACCTCTCATCATGAACTGCAGGACTATAATGGAAGAAATCATGGAGGTGGTTGGCTTGGAAGAACAGGGACAGAACTTTGTACGACAAGCAGCAGAAGGCCAGGAGACTACTGATGGAGATGATATGTTTATAATTCCTAATGCACTAAAGCGCAGCGACTCTCCCACAGCTGACTCTGAGGCATCATCACTGCATGAACCACCACAGCAGATTGCGATAAAAGTGTCAGTTCATCAGCTGTCCAAAAAGGACTGTATAGATGACCAGTCACAAGACAGTGTGCAATTAGAAATTAAGGAAGAAGAGATTCCTCAAACACCAGCATCTCCTACTGACCCAATTCCTGAGCCTTCTACTGAACTAAACTCCAATGATATAGCATTGGCAACTGACAAAAATACATGTTTTATTTATGAAAGCCATGTATGA